The Actinocatenispora sera genome has a window encoding:
- a CDS encoding universal stress protein, whose product MSGTANPPILVGVDGSPASLAAARWAADAATLRRHPLRLVAAFRWPAQAYTVQARGELPDTEAIRDEARRQLGAEVDRLREEYPDITIDGDFVEASPARVLVERSGDAALTVVGQRGLGGLSGLLLGSVSAQVAAHARGPVVVVPATENVPPSDADRSVVVGVDGSALSEAAIEFAFAEASWRRARLVAVHAWMAPGSDRPHDRVPLYYNLDEVAEEERRMLSESLAGWRERYPDVPVEPVLVHGTPVPELLQRSADAWLLAVGSRGRGGFAGLVLGSTSRSLLHRAPCPVAVLRSR is encoded by the coding sequence ATGAGCGGCACCGCGAACCCGCCGATCCTGGTCGGGGTCGACGGCTCGCCAGCGAGCCTCGCCGCCGCCCGGTGGGCCGCCGACGCGGCGACGCTGCGCCGGCATCCGCTGCGGCTGGTGGCCGCGTTCCGCTGGCCCGCCCAGGCGTACACGGTGCAGGCGCGCGGGGAGCTGCCCGACACCGAGGCGATCCGGGACGAGGCGCGCCGGCAGCTCGGCGCCGAGGTCGACCGGCTGCGCGAGGAGTACCCGGACATCACGATCGACGGCGACTTCGTGGAGGCGTCGCCGGCCCGGGTACTGGTGGAGCGCTCCGGCGACGCGGCGCTGACCGTGGTCGGTCAGCGCGGCCTCGGCGGGCTGTCCGGGCTGCTGCTCGGCTCGGTCAGCGCCCAGGTCGCCGCGCACGCCCGCGGGCCGGTGGTCGTCGTCCCGGCGACCGAGAACGTACCGCCGTCCGACGCCGACCGATCGGTCGTGGTCGGGGTGGACGGTTCGGCGCTCTCGGAGGCGGCGATCGAGTTCGCGTTCGCCGAGGCGTCCTGGCGGCGGGCCCGGCTGGTCGCGGTGCACGCCTGGATGGCGCCCGGCTCCGACCGCCCGCACGATCGCGTCCCGCTGTACTACAACCTCGACGAGGTGGCCGAGGAGGAGCGGCGGATGCTCTCGGAGTCGCTCGCCGGCTGGCGGGAGCGGTACCCGGACGTGCCGGTCGAGCCGGTGCTGGTGCACGGCACCCCGGTGCCGGAGCTGCTGCAGCGCAGCGCCGACGCCTGGCTGCTCGCGGTCGGTTCGCGCGGCCGCGGCGGCTTCGCCGGCCTGGTACTCGGCTCGACCAGCCGCTCGCTGCTGCACCGGGCGCCGTGCCCGGTCGCCGTGCTCCGCTCCCGCTGA
- a CDS encoding VOC family protein: MVPAFGAVAGAYLLVITTWVIWRLVVDRRRGGMVDPADPDDPRVWFRTGTVRWLPESADGPTPPAGSQLGMSLTLWRDVLGFDVTAASGPAGSTGTGGPPSLHVVLSAGGRRIELAPGTRGRYRAFDVKGMRLALTVDDLDAVLAAADDAGWHRTDPPVPGEFGAAGPRYGYLHDPSGTTIELIQPA, encoded by the coding sequence ATGGTTCCGGCCTTCGGAGCCGTCGCCGGCGCCTATCTGCTCGTCATCACCACCTGGGTGATCTGGCGGCTGGTGGTCGACCGCCGCCGTGGCGGCATGGTCGACCCGGCGGACCCGGACGATCCCCGGGTCTGGTTTCGCACCGGTACGGTGCGCTGGCTGCCGGAATCGGCGGACGGGCCGACACCACCCGCCGGCTCGCAGCTCGGGATGTCCCTGACGCTGTGGCGCGACGTGCTCGGGTTCGACGTGACCGCGGCGAGCGGCCCGGCCGGCAGCACCGGTACGGGAGGGCCGCCGTCACTGCACGTCGTGCTCAGCGCGGGTGGTCGGCGCATCGAGCTCGCGCCGGGCACGCGCGGCCGGTACCGCGCGTTCGACGTCAAGGGCATGCGGCTGGCGTTGACGGTGGACGACCTCGACGCGGTGCTCGCCGCCGCGGACGATGCCGGCTGGCACCGGACAGACCCGCCGGTACCGGGTGAATTCGGTGCGGCCGGGCCACGGTACGGCTACCTGCACGACCCGTCCGGCACCACCATCGAGCTCATTCAGCCGGCCTGA
- a CDS encoding Acg family FMN-binding oxidoreductase, with protein MSELRDLLRRAERDLQRGPRGAEHSDPARLWRELVELRERAAHVDDDTRLLGAARQLAERASDVATGPPVPTETLAGTIAAAVLAPSMHNSQPWRFAVGTGRVEVRLDLQRRLPVADPDDVAARIACGAAVHNLRLAFPVRLGRAAEVALLPDPADPTLLAVVRPGAARPAAPREQALHAAIARRHSNRYPFRDDVPVEPTLHATLTDAARTRGCWLDLVVEPATRQLLGELVTDADRVLRADPAYEQELSGWIRRDAGATDGIPGGAAGPRPEPGDPLPGRDYGGAPRRPDRGFEPAPLVAVLGGPGEHPADQLAVGEALQAVLLAATDGGLVASLYSQVLEVPEARSRLRRMAGRLGSPYLVLRIGYPSRPTFATPRRPVAEVVDLR; from the coding sequence ATGAGCGAGCTCCGCGACCTGTTGCGGCGGGCCGAACGCGATCTGCAGCGCGGCCCGCGCGGCGCCGAACACTCCGACCCCGCGCGGCTCTGGCGGGAACTGGTCGAGCTGCGCGAACGGGCCGCCCACGTCGACGACGACACGCGGCTGCTCGGCGCCGCCCGGCAGCTCGCCGAACGCGCCTCGGACGTGGCCACCGGCCCGCCGGTACCCACCGAGACGCTCGCCGGCACGATCGCCGCGGCGGTGCTGGCGCCGTCGATGCACAACAGCCAACCGTGGCGGTTCGCCGTCGGTACCGGGCGGGTCGAGGTACGGCTGGATCTCCAGCGGCGGCTGCCGGTCGCCGACCCCGACGACGTCGCGGCCCGGATCGCCTGCGGCGCCGCGGTACACAACCTGCGGTTGGCGTTCCCCGTGCGGCTGGGCCGGGCCGCCGAGGTGGCGCTGCTGCCCGACCCGGCCGATCCGACCCTGCTCGCGGTCGTGCGTCCGGGCGCTGCCCGACCGGCCGCACCGCGCGAGCAGGCGCTGCACGCCGCGATCGCCCGCCGGCACAGCAACCGGTACCCGTTCCGGGACGACGTGCCGGTCGAACCGACGCTGCATGCCACGCTGACCGACGCGGCCCGTACCCGGGGCTGCTGGCTGGATCTGGTGGTGGAGCCGGCGACCCGGCAGCTGCTCGGCGAGCTGGTCACCGACGCCGACCGGGTGCTGCGCGCCGACCCGGCGTACGAGCAGGAGCTGTCGGGGTGGATCCGCCGTGACGCGGGAGCCACCGACGGGATACCGGGTGGCGCCGCCGGGCCACGGCCCGAACCGGGCGACCCGCTGCCCGGGCGCGACTACGGTGGCGCGCCGCGGCGACCGGACCGCGGATTCGAACCGGCGCCGCTGGTGGCGGTGCTGGGTGGGCCGGGCGAGCATCCGGCCGATCAGCTCGCGGTCGGCGAGGCGCTGCAGGCGGTACTGCTCGCCGCCACCGACGGCGGCCTCGTCGCGTCGCTCTACTCGCAGGTGCTGGAGGTACCGGAGGCGCGGTCGCGGCTGCGCCGGATGGCCGGTCGGCTCGGCTCGCCCTACCTGGTGCTGCGGATCGGCTACCCTTCCCGGCCGACGTTCGCCACCCCGCGCCGCCCGGTCGCCGAGGTGGTCGACCTGCGCTGA
- a CDS encoding MFS transporter produces the protein MVVLGLIVIGMNTVLPTYAQQVSGLSPTAAGFVLAAMSITWPISSSLSNRLYLRIGFRDTALAGTLLVVLATGVLVLVPASGPAWQLVVATVVMGGGFGLMSTSMLVGTQSTVRYGRRGVVTGGTMFGRYLGQSIGAAVYAAISNASLTAALAQPVPGLGPLPDQVDGIGRILAADPGSAVARYLRTAVHDASHQVFLALLGTAVLGVACVLIAPRRFPVVEDR, from the coding sequence ATGGTCGTACTCGGGCTGATCGTGATCGGGATGAACACCGTGCTGCCCACCTACGCGCAGCAGGTGTCCGGGCTGTCGCCGACCGCGGCCGGGTTCGTGCTCGCCGCGATGAGCATCACCTGGCCGATCTCGTCCAGCCTGTCCAACCGGCTGTACCTGCGGATCGGGTTCCGGGACACGGCCCTGGCCGGCACCCTGCTGGTGGTGCTCGCCACCGGCGTGCTGGTGCTGGTACCGGCGAGCGGGCCGGCCTGGCAGCTGGTGGTCGCGACCGTGGTGATGGGCGGTGGCTTCGGGTTGATGTCCACCTCGATGCTGGTCGGCACCCAGTCCACGGTGCGCTACGGCCGGCGCGGGGTGGTGACCGGCGGCACGATGTTCGGCCGCTACCTCGGCCAGAGCATCGGCGCCGCGGTGTACGCGGCGATCAGCAACGCGAGCCTCACCGCGGCGCTGGCCCAACCGGTACCCGGCCTCGGACCGCTGCCCGACCAGGTCGACGGGATCGGCCGGATCCTCGCCGCCGACCCCGGCTCCGCGGTGGCGCGCTACCTGCGTACCGCCGTGCACGACGCCAGCCACCAGGTGTTCCTGGCGCTGCTGGGTACCGCCGTGCTCGGCGTCGCCTGCGTGCTGATCGCACCGCGCCGGTTCCCGGTCGTCGAGGACCGGTGA
- a CDS encoding MFS transporter, whose protein sequence is MADRRARVLVALVLTMGLAAMDTTIVATALPSVVADLGGQHLFAWVFSTYLLAQTVTIPLYGKLADLYGRKPVLIAGVATFLAASAACAAAPSMLALIVFRGIQGLGAGSIQATVATVAGDLYSIAERGRVQGWLSSVWGISALVGPAAGGLFSQYVSWRWIFLINLPLGGFALWMLVRHLTERIERKKHRIDYAGAALVLGATAALIVGLLSGGSRWPWLSAPSLAVFGVAAVLVGVAVVVERHAAEPVMPGWLWTRRTLVGAT, encoded by the coding sequence ATGGCCGACCGTCGGGCCCGGGTGCTCGTCGCGCTGGTGCTGACCATGGGGTTGGCGGCGATGGACACCACGATCGTGGCGACCGCGCTGCCCTCGGTGGTGGCGGACCTGGGCGGTCAGCACCTGTTCGCCTGGGTGTTCTCCACCTACCTGCTGGCGCAGACGGTGACGATCCCGCTGTACGGCAAGCTCGCCGACCTGTACGGCCGCAAGCCGGTGCTGATCGCCGGGGTGGCCACGTTCCTCGCCGCCTCGGCCGCCTGCGCTGCGGCGCCGAGCATGCTGGCGCTGATCGTGTTCCGCGGCATCCAGGGGCTGGGTGCCGGCTCGATCCAGGCGACGGTCGCCACCGTCGCCGGCGACCTGTACTCGATCGCCGAGCGCGGCCGGGTGCAGGGCTGGCTGTCGAGCGTGTGGGGCATCTCGGCGCTGGTCGGCCCAGCCGCCGGCGGGCTGTTCAGCCAGTACGTGTCGTGGCGGTGGATCTTCCTGATCAACCTGCCGCTCGGCGGGTTCGCGCTGTGGATGCTGGTGCGGCACCTGACCGAACGCATCGAGCGGAAGAAACACCGGATCGACTACGCCGGCGCCGCGCTGGTGCTCGGTGCGACCGCGGCACTGATCGTCGGCCTGTTGTCCGGCGGCAGCCGGTGGCCGTGGCTGTCGGCGCCCAGCCTCGCGGTGTTCGGCGTCGCCGCGGTACTGGTCGGCGTGGCGGTGGTGGTGGAACGGCACGCGGCCGAGCCGGTGATGCCGGGCTGGCTGTGGACCCGCCGGACCCTCGTCGGCGCAACCTGA
- a CDS encoding carbohydrate ABC transporter permease has product MNRRSRPLPARRRRPGGLARAGRASGKLGGRVPAAVALVLWLLVVAVPVYFIVVTSLRPADAYLSNGALPVPTDLSLDNYGRALRLGFSGFLRNSAIVTVATILLTLGAALPAAYAIVRNRSRLVRAGLSVFLFGLAIPAQAVIVPVYLIITRLSMYDSLTAIVLPTAAFSLPLAIVVLTSSLRDIPDELYQSMELDGAGNGRVFLQLVVPLSRPGLITVGIVSGLNAWNGILFPLVLTQSSRWRVLPLGLWNFQGQHGTDVPGLMAAVVLSALPMLALYLFGRRHLLRGLAAGFSR; this is encoded by the coding sequence GTGAACCGCCGCAGTCGTCCCCTGCCCGCCCGTCGCAGGCGGCCGGGTGGCCTCGCCCGGGCCGGGCGGGCGAGCGGGAAGCTGGGCGGCCGGGTGCCGGCCGCGGTCGCGCTGGTGCTGTGGCTGCTGGTGGTGGCGGTCCCGGTCTACTTCATCGTGGTGACGAGCCTGCGCCCGGCCGACGCGTACCTGTCGAACGGCGCCCTGCCGGTGCCGACCGACCTGAGCCTGGACAACTACGGCCGGGCGCTGCGGCTGGGTTTCAGCGGGTTCCTGCGCAACAGCGCCATCGTCACGGTGGCCACCATCCTGCTCACCCTCGGCGCCGCGCTGCCGGCCGCGTACGCCATCGTGCGCAATCGCAGCCGGCTGGTTCGTGCCGGGCTGTCGGTCTTCCTGTTCGGGCTGGCGATCCCGGCGCAGGCGGTGATCGTCCCGGTCTACCTGATCATCACCCGGCTCAGCATGTACGACTCGCTCACCGCGATCGTGCTGCCCACCGCGGCGTTCTCACTGCCGCTGGCGATCGTGGTGCTGACCAGCTCGCTGCGCGACATCCCGGACGAGCTGTACCAGTCGATGGAGCTCGACGGCGCCGGCAACGGCCGCGTCTTTCTCCAGCTGGTGGTACCGCTGTCGCGGCCGGGGCTGATCACCGTCGGCATCGTGTCCGGCCTCAATGCCTGGAACGGCATCCTGTTCCCGCTGGTGTTGACGCAGAGCTCGCGCTGGCGGGTGCTGCCGCTGGGGCTGTGGAACTTCCAGGGCCAGCACGGTACCGACGTGCCCGGCCTGATGGCCGCCGTCGTGCTGTCCGCCCTGCCGATGCTCGCCCTGTACCTGTTCGGCCGCCGCCACCTGCTCCGCGGCCTCGCCGCCGGCTTCAGCCGGTGA
- a CDS encoding carbohydrate ABC transporter permease codes for MFALLPIVVVAYLSLTAWNGLGAPHWAGLANWRALVHDTEVPHGIRITLLLTVVSWVVQTPLALLLGVWSAGPQRHRAVLSAVFFLPLLLSLAAIALSWQALLDPNFGAPAALANALHIPSPNLIGDPHRALYVVVAVLAWQWVPFHTLIYQGAARQIPTQLYEAAALDGATRVRQFVAVTLPQLRHTVVASSVLMIVGSLTYFETILLLTGGGPGDATEVLPLHMYRTGFVGFDMGYASALALLLVVVGAGLSVLIVRASGFARMDSDREGL; via the coding sequence GTGTTCGCGCTGCTACCGATCGTCGTGGTCGCCTACCTGAGCCTGACCGCCTGGAACGGGCTCGGCGCGCCGCACTGGGCCGGCCTGGCCAACTGGCGGGCGCTGGTGCACGACACCGAGGTACCGCACGGCATCCGCATCACGTTGCTGCTCACGGTGGTGTCCTGGGTGGTACAGACGCCGCTGGCGCTGCTGCTGGGGGTCTGGTCGGCCGGCCCGCAGCGGCACCGGGCGGTGCTGTCGGCGGTGTTCTTCCTGCCGCTGCTGCTGTCGCTCGCGGCGATCGCGTTGAGCTGGCAGGCGCTGCTGGATCCGAACTTCGGCGCGCCGGCCGCGCTCGCCAACGCCCTGCACATCCCGTCGCCGAACCTGATCGGCGACCCGCACCGCGCGCTGTACGTGGTGGTCGCGGTGCTGGCCTGGCAGTGGGTGCCGTTCCACACGCTGATCTACCAGGGTGCCGCCCGCCAGATCCCCACCCAGCTGTACGAGGCGGCCGCGCTGGACGGTGCCACCCGCGTCCGGCAGTTCGTCGCGGTGACGCTGCCGCAGCTGCGGCACACCGTCGTCGCCTCCTCGGTACTGATGATCGTCGGTTCGCTGACGTACTTCGAGACGATCCTGCTGCTGACCGGGGGTGGTCCGGGCGACGCCACGGAGGTGCTTCCACTGCACATGTATCGCACCGGATTCGTCGGCTTCGACATGGGCTACGCCAGCGCGCTGGCGTTGCTGCTGGTGGTCGTCGGCGCGGGGCTGTCCGTGCTGATCGTGCGGGCCAGCGGGTTCGCCCGGATGGACAGCGACCGGGAGGGGCTGTGA
- a CDS encoding ABC transporter substrate-binding protein, with protein sequence MTMRMTRRSVLGLAGAAAAGVTVAGCGTSGPAGGGSDAIQLWVLQSDTENPVLKKRIDAFNASSSVKVKMTTYVNDPYKQKLQVAMGSPNAPDIFFNWGGGNLAQFVDAGQVQPLDSALADHPAVAKSFLPSVLAGAALGGKQYGLPMSGIQPEVLFYNKKVFAAAGAKPPTSYPELLALVDLFKRKKITPIALAGAQGWTELIYLMYFTDRIGGPEVVDALVAKKPGAWRHPAIRAAAEHCVQLVERGAFGTNYPSVSSDNQAASKLLATGKCAMHVMGSWEYQTQVSSSPKFVSGHQLGWVPFPSVPGGKGDAKNVVGVPTNYFSVVKGGKHVRQATKFLLDTLASDAYIGAMIGIGEIPPVNGIKSKLATSKAADFATFCYDLVSAAPHFQLAWDQALSPSAGAAVNTNVQKLFVKQLDPAGFVKAMDAAG encoded by the coding sequence ATGACCATGCGGATGACCCGACGCTCGGTACTCGGTCTGGCCGGCGCGGCTGCCGCCGGTGTCACGGTCGCCGGTTGCGGCACCTCCGGCCCGGCCGGCGGCGGCAGCGACGCGATCCAGCTGTGGGTGCTGCAGAGCGACACCGAGAACCCGGTGTTGAAGAAGCGGATCGACGCCTTCAACGCCAGCTCCTCGGTCAAGGTCAAGATGACCACGTACGTCAACGACCCGTACAAGCAGAAGCTTCAGGTGGCGATGGGCTCGCCGAACGCGCCGGACATCTTCTTCAACTGGGGTGGCGGCAACCTCGCCCAGTTCGTCGATGCCGGCCAGGTGCAGCCGCTGGACTCCGCGCTCGCCGACCACCCGGCCGTGGCGAAGTCGTTCCTGCCCAGCGTGCTCGCCGGCGCCGCGCTCGGCGGCAAGCAGTACGGGCTGCCGATGTCCGGCATCCAGCCGGAGGTGCTGTTCTACAACAAGAAGGTGTTCGCCGCGGCCGGTGCGAAGCCGCCGACCAGCTACCCTGAACTGCTGGCGCTGGTGGATCTGTTCAAGCGCAAGAAGATCACCCCGATCGCGCTCGCCGGCGCGCAGGGCTGGACCGAGCTGATCTACCTGATGTACTTCACCGACCGCATCGGCGGTCCCGAGGTGGTGGACGCGCTGGTGGCGAAGAAGCCCGGCGCCTGGCGGCACCCGGCGATCCGGGCCGCCGCCGAGCACTGCGTGCAGCTGGTCGAGCGCGGTGCCTTCGGCACCAACTACCCGTCGGTCAGCTCGGACAACCAGGCCGCGTCGAAGCTGCTCGCCACCGGCAAGTGCGCGATGCACGTGATGGGCTCCTGGGAGTACCAGACGCAGGTGTCGTCCAGCCCGAAGTTCGTCTCGGGGCACCAACTCGGGTGGGTGCCGTTCCCCTCGGTACCGGGCGGCAAGGGCGACGCGAAGAACGTGGTCGGCGTGCCGACCAACTACTTCTCCGTGGTCAAGGGCGGCAAGCACGTGCGCCAGGCGACGAAGTTCCTGCTCGACACGCTGGCCAGCGACGCGTACATCGGTGCCATGATCGGCATCGGCGAGATCCCACCGGTGAACGGGATCAAGTCGAAGCTGGCCACGAGCAAGGCCGCCGACTTCGCCACCTTCTGCTACGACCTCGTCTCCGCGGCGCCGCACTTCCAGCTCGCCTGGGACCAGGCGCTGTCGCCGTCGGCCGGTGCCGCGGTGAACACCAACGTGCAGAAGCTGTTCGTCAAGCAGCTCGACCCGGCCGGCTTCGTCAAGGCGATGGACGCCGCGGGATGA
- a CDS encoding glycoside hydrolase family 3 C-terminal domain-containing protein, with protein MPHSPALGHGSAARSEADPAPDAADGGPVTDPGAGTRIDLDGAADRRLARRLAEESVVLLRNAHGTLPLPPAARIAVVGPNADDPRAMFGCYSFPNHVGIHHPDVPIGIPVESLLGALRAELPDATIRYAPGCEVDSRDEAGFGAATALATGADVCVAVLGDRAGLFGGGTSGEGCDVGDLRLPGVQHELLAALVATGTPVVAVLLAGRPYALDELDDRLAARIQVFFPGAEGGPAIAGVLSGRVCPSGRTPVSVPRRPDGQPTTYLAPPLGHRTEVSSVDPTPRYPFGSGLSYTRFRWSDVQVDGRAPGSEPVRVATDGTVQVSVLVRNVGDRTGTEVVQLYLHDPVAEVTRPVVRLIASVRVPLDPGHAARADFTVPAEAAAYTGRDLYRLVEPGDLELRLSTSSADHRHAVALRLTGPRRRLDDRLPGAVVARVEGAP; from the coding sequence GTGCCCCACTCCCCCGCGCTCGGCCACGGTTCCGCGGCCCGGTCGGAGGCGGACCCCGCGCCGGATGCCGCCGACGGCGGCCCGGTCACCGACCCGGGTGCGGGCACCCGGATCGACCTCGACGGCGCGGCAGATCGCCGGCTGGCGCGCCGGCTCGCCGAGGAGTCGGTGGTACTGCTGCGCAACGCGCACGGCACGCTGCCGTTGCCGCCGGCGGCGCGGATCGCCGTGGTCGGGCCGAACGCGGACGATCCGCGGGCGATGTTCGGCTGCTACTCGTTTCCCAACCACGTCGGCATCCACCATCCCGACGTACCGATCGGCATCCCGGTCGAGTCGTTGCTCGGCGCGCTGCGGGCCGAGCTACCGGACGCCACGATCCGGTACGCGCCGGGCTGCGAGGTCGACAGCCGCGACGAGGCCGGGTTCGGCGCGGCCACGGCACTCGCCACCGGCGCGGACGTGTGCGTCGCGGTGCTCGGCGACCGGGCCGGACTGTTCGGCGGCGGTACCTCCGGTGAGGGGTGCGACGTGGGCGACCTGCGACTGCCGGGCGTCCAGCACGAGCTGCTCGCCGCACTGGTCGCGACCGGTACGCCGGTGGTGGCGGTGTTGCTCGCCGGCCGGCCGTACGCGCTGGACGAGCTGGACGACCGGCTCGCCGCCCGGATCCAGGTGTTCTTCCCCGGCGCGGAGGGCGGGCCGGCGATCGCCGGCGTGCTCTCCGGCCGGGTCTGCCCGTCGGGACGCACCCCGGTGTCGGTGCCGCGCCGACCGGACGGGCAGCCGACCACCTACCTGGCGCCGCCGCTCGGCCACCGCACCGAGGTGTCCAGCGTCGACCCGACCCCGCGGTACCCGTTCGGCTCCGGCCTGTCCTACACCCGCTTCCGGTGGTCGGACGTGCAGGTCGACGGCCGCGCGCCCGGCAGCGAGCCGGTGCGCGTCGCGACCGACGGCACGGTGCAGGTGTCGGTACTCGTACGCAACGTCGGCGACCGCACCGGCACCGAGGTGGTCCAGCTGTACCTGCACGATCCGGTCGCCGAGGTGACCCGGCCGGTGGTCCGGCTGATCGCCTCGGTGCGGGTGCCGCTGGACCCCGGCCACGCCGCGCGGGCCGACTTCACCGTGCCCGCCGAGGCCGCCGCGTACACCGGTCGCGACCTGTACCGGCTGGTCGAGCCGGGCGACCTGGAACTGCGGCTGTCGACCTCCAGCGCCGACCACCGGCACGCCGTGGCGCTGCGGCTCACCGGCCCGCGCCGCCGGCTGGACGACCGCCTGCCCGGCGCGGTGGTCGCCCGGGTCGAGGGAGCACCATAG